The genomic window TCCAAAGTTAGCTAGTGTTTTTTCTGTCAGTGAATGGATGCTCCAAGATAATCACTCTTACAGACCTACATACATAGATCAAGGGAATACTGCTAGGACCATGACCCAGTCCTGAGGAGCTGAAGTCTATGAATGGGTTTGAAGAGTGCACGGCCTGTACTTATGTGCATTTTCCTAAGAAGGTCCTTGCTTTCATCAAAGTATCAAAAGAGTTCATGACCCCCCTAATGGAAGAAGACATTAGTCATTAAAAAACCCAATGTGTGAACAGTGGCGGAATCATGTGGCAAATTCACTACACAGTCTAGTGGTAACTGGGAAAGGGAAACAAAGCTTCTCAGATGATCTGGAGTCTAAGTCCCAGGTAGGCTTCCAGAGTTTGGGTAGTTGACAGTAGGGAGCCAAACATGGATACTGAGGCTGGGAAGTAGCACGATTAGAAAAGCAAATTTACTCCAGGGAAATATGTAGGATTAGAAATACATTGAATTAGATAGTGTCAGGCCCCATGGGCCCTGCAGGTGCCTTGGAGCTGGCAGACCCCAGTGGGCAAGCTCTGGGCAAGTTCTGAGCCTGGCAGAGACCTCTCCTGACAATATCTCCCCTGGTCTCACGTGTTGCCTCAGCTCCTTATTCTTGCCAAAGGCCTAAGAGTGTTGGATGGGGAATTTGGCCAAGCAGGGTGTAGAGAATCTGTATAATCAGTGGCACCCATAGAAGTTTATTGCTTTTGTTCTCTCCACCTCTCCTAGTATCCAAACACACCTTCTGGCGGGGCTGGTGGGAACAAAGCCCCCCCAGATCTGCATCCTACCCTCAgccactgagcccagagcagaTGCTCCAGGACAAGCATACTACATGCATGAAGGTCTCTGAGGTGATGTCCATGCTGCAGGAGCTCCTGGACTCCACCATGTTCAACCAGGGGGAGATCAGAGCCATCCGGTACATGTCTGCTGTGGTGGAGAACCTCAACAAGGCCTTGACCCTCCAGCACAAAGAGAACAGTAACCTAGAGACCAAATACAGGAACCTGGAAATAGAGATGACCAAAGAACTCAGCAGCCAGAGGCTCTACTTCCAGAATTCCCTCCAAGTTCTACAGAGCAAGAGGGATGCCCTACTAAAGCAGGTGGAAATTCTAGGGGGAAAATACCATGACCTTCTCCTGATAAAGCATGCCTTAGAGTTCCAGCTGAAGAAGGCTCAGTCTGCTAGAGATCAAGCAGAAGAACCAGCCAAGATCTTGATCGACCTCCTGGGCCCCACTGAGAAAGAGAccctctcaaagaaagaaagagtcatgGAGAAAACCCAGCAGGAAAGGTTGCTTATGTCACTGCCCCCAGGTTTCATGACCGAAGCCTGGGACAGTGGTACTAGGCCTTCAACGTCTCAGGCACTTTCCACCATGACCACACATGCAAGGATTGCCGATGTGTACAGCAGCAAGGACACTGAGTGTCTCCAGCCCATCTTGCTATCCCCAGCAGATAACAAGTTTCCTAAGAAATGGGAAGGACTAGCAGCAGAGAGTCCAGGCCACCAAGTCAAAGACCAGAAGGATTTCCAGAAAGCAGTCCAAGAGAAGGAAGGACTCCAAATTAAGTACCGTGTTAGGATGCAGCTGTCCCCGGAGAGCTCTAAGAAGGTGGCCTTGGAGAGCAAGGTGGAGCACTGGGAAGAAGAACTCagctgggagaagcagaggcagcagTGGCTGGAGGAGGAGGCGATGTGGCTGCAGCGGCAGAAGAAATGGGCCCTGCTGGAGCAGGAGCATCAGGAAAAACTGCAGCAGTGGGAGATGGAGGCGGCGGcgagggagcagcagcagagctTGGGCCAGCAGGAGAAGGAGCACGGGGGCCCACGGAGAGACCTGGAGCGGTCGGGCGAGGACGTGGAGAGGATGATCTTCACGACCACCAGGCGGTGGAAAGACCTGGAGAAGACATCCCTGGCACCTCCCCCAAGCCGGGCCCAGTCTGCTCACCAAGGCAGGAGGCCACGCCAGCCTAGGTCCCCTAGTACCCCGCAGCCTGCCCCCAGACACCAGAGGAACCTGCGTTCCGCCAAGTCTACCCAGAAACCATGGGCCTCCCAGGTTCCCATGAAGCCCAAGAAATCAGCCTCTTTCCCTGTCGCAGGGACTTCCATCCAAAAGGTGTCCCGGCCTCCGCTGCATATCTCCCCGgcagcttttaagggcaaagtaTACCACATGGATGCAGAGGCCCAGAGGAAGAACCTGCAGctcctgagcaaggaggctgagcCGGGGCTGCCGCACTCACTGCGCAGCAAGGCGCTGGagctcaccaccaccaccatggagCTCGGCACACTCCGGCTGCAGTGCCTGTGCCACAGGTACATCCTCTACAGGCGCTTCCAGAGCCTCCGGTAGGTACCCCTGGCGCCCAAACCCCCCGCCATGTGTGGGCAGAGCCAACACCTAAATAGGAGGAGCACAGGGCGAATGGGGATGGAGAGGTCCCCCCAGACAAGGTCCCCTGAGGGAGGGAACTGGCAAAGGATGTCTGGCCTTGGGGCCTTGGCGGGTCAGCaacttgcttttcctcaaagCCCGCTcccttatttcttcctctcttcctttcaccTTGTCCCTAATGCACCTACTATGCTCCCCGGCCtgccttactctctctctctgtttctagcCAGGCCCCATGGCTCCTCACCTGCCACCACCTTGtacttctctgcctcctgctttccTTGGCTTTCAACAGCCTCTGTTGCTCTCCTTGCTGTCAGCATCTACAACACAGAGTCCCCTCTGCTTAACAGACTTGGGGGAACGGGAATCCCTTTCACCCATGAAGTCACTTCCCTTGTCTCCCAGACAGGAAGTCACTGACCACATACAAGTCATGCGGGAAACTGGGACTGCCTACAAGGCCCAGAACCTCTACGTCTTCCTGGATAACATCGACCACCTGCAGAACCTCTGGCTGCAGGCCTGGGCAGACAAGCAGAAGGACCTGGAGGAGAAGCGCCGAGAGTGTCTGAGCAGCATGGCGACCATGTTCCCCAAGGTGGGCCTCCCCTGCCAGAGGTCAGCGCCATCAGGAGGTACAGGGCCAGGAAGTGAGCCAGTGGGGCTCTGGAGTAGAACTGGGGAGTGGGCAGCTGAAAGGAACTAAGAGGGCAGGTGAAAGCCTCTGAGGCAAGAGGAGGCGAAGGCTGCAAGTGcctgagtgggaggaagggcaacTTTCCAGTTTCCATATATGGGGGagtctgggagagagagagagaggccctcAGAATGAGCTATAGAAGAAGGActcttggggagaggggaggcagctGGACCCTGCAGTCCCAGCTTTGTGCCCAAGTTCTCCCTCCTTCATgggtccctctgccctgctcctctGGGTTCTACTTGCTCTTCCGGCTTGGTCACAGCTGTCTTTGGCACCTACATGCCGGGGTCTCACTCTGCTGCTCTCTGGGACAGCTCCCTTGGCTTCCAGATACCAGGTCTCTTCCCATCACTTCCTGCCCAAGGTTCCTGACAGGTAAAATCACTGAGACCCTGGTTGAAAATGTCTTCACTCAGTCCCTTCACTCCGAATGGACAGTTTGTCTGGAGACAGAAGTCTAGGttagaattattttccttctcaattTTAACAGCTCTGCTCATAGCCTTCTGGGTTTTGGTGTTGCTGTTGACAGTACAAAGTCTTTTTGAGGCCTGATCTGTGGGTTTGACCTGTTCATACTCTCTGTGGGCCAGCTTCAGTTTCCCCTGCTAGCAGGCTCAGAGAAGCAGCGAGTGTTGACATGGTCCACAGAGGGCTAGCTgacagtttgggggggggggttattgggaaatcacagcattggTTCAGAACCCACAGGGAGTCCTCCCTAGGAGGGTTGAGCCAAGAGGGCGATTTGAGTTTGGGGGAAGCTGTGTGCTGAGGCACACAGCATAAGTGCTGACATTGGGCAGTTGgaggagccctggctgtggggcTATTCTCTCAACTCAGTTTCCTACCACTTTCCCCTAGCCCTGATCATCTGCTATAGGTAGCTTGACTTGCTACATTGGTTTTGAGGCTGAGAAGGAAGGGGACAGGCAGGGTTCCCTCACTCCTCACTCAATGCCAAGGcaggggcagaagaaaaaaatacccagaGCATTCTAGGCACAGCTCAGGCTCATGTCATAAGCCCTGCGTGCTGTCTCGAGTTCCTGTTGCTCTGGCttcctttagtttttttccttGCTCTTTCGCTCACTGTCCAGCTTCTCcacaacaaaggagaaaagaggagcTAACCTAGCAAATAAGAAGTCAAGGAGTTTTGGGATACcggggtggctcatttgttaagcatcagcctttgagtccggtcatgatcccagagtcctgggatggagtcccacatcgggttccctgctcaatggggagtctgcttctgcctctcccactcccactgcttgtgttccctctctggctatgtctcctctctctgtcaaataaataaataaaatctttaaaaaaatttttcaaggaatttttaGGAAATTTTGATACTCGGGGGTCCCAGGAGTCTCTGTATGGAGGGATTCCCTGGGGCTTACCTTCTCTTctcagccccaagtcaggctgtGCTCTCGAGAGGGGATGAATTCCTGTCTCTGTGATGCCTCTCTGCTGGTTCCTCTAGCTCCAGCTGGAGTGGAACATCCATCTGCACACTCCTGTGATCACCAACCCAAAGTCCAGGAAAAACAAGCCACCCCCATCCTTTCTCCGGCGCATCCACTCCTGTGGCCCCTTCAGCAGGCAGTCCCCAGAGCGCTTCACGCCCAAGCCCTGGGAATGTGCTCCCCTGCGCCGGGCCCGGTAGGTGACGGGCAGCCCGAGGGATGGGTGGGGGTACTAGGAGCAAGACTGGGGATGGCCAGACTGGGGAGACTGGCAGCTTGGTGAGGACAAAGACAGGCCAAGCTTACCTCACGAACTGCAAAATGCCTGTCTTCTCAGCCACCCTGCTTGACTCTGCCCATTGGCTCACAagcccatgtgtgtgtgtgtgtgtgtgtgtgtgtgtgtgtgtgagacaacAACAAGACATGGGCTTCAGAAGCCAGCCAGGTCAAGTAGGTTTTAAATTGCAACTGAGCATTGTTGGTCCAGCACCTGCTATTGATCTGTCTGTATAAATAAACCTGATCCTTCCCACCATGTAACCTCCAGGCTCAGAAAGAGATACCAtgaggggcacccgagtggctcagtgggttaagcctctgcctttggctcaggtcatgatctcagggtcctgggattgagtcccgcatcaggctctctgctcaacagggagcctgcttccctctctctctatgcctgcctttctgcctacttgtgattctctctctctctctctctctctctgtgtgtgtgtcaaataaataaataaaatctttaaaaaaaaaaaaaagggataccATGAGCTTCTGGGGGGTGTCAAGAACACACACATCCTTCCCTGTGTGGGGCATCCCTGGGACACATGCCTAGAAGAACAGAGGCCGTCCTAGCGCACCTCCAGCTGCCCCTCAGCCAGAGAAGCCCCAGGGAGATGAGGCTTAGGGTCAACGGGAAGCGAGGTGACAGGACGGTGGTGACAACTAGTTGAGAGGGCAAGAAAACAAGACCCAATGTTTTGGGCCTTACGGACTTGGGGAGCTTATTGTTTCTTGATCTCTCTGTGTATCTAacttttttgtgtcttttctaTGCTTTCGACCTCCACACCCCAGCCAGCAGGAGAACCAGATGGAGGCCATCTGGAGAACTGATGTGGCCTCCTTCAGTCACCCAATAGAAAAGAGGACTCCCCCCAGACTGACCTGGGACCAGTTTGGAGGGTGCCCTGACATTCCCCGGCTGTTGGCCTTGGATGTGCCTTCCTATCGAAGAAGCTTACAGTCCCTCAAGACCTGGTAAGGTGTAAGCCTAGGCAGTTAATCCGGATTTGGGGAGACATTCCCACCAAGGCCAGGGGCCAGAGTGCACACCGTATCAGATTAACAACCCAAGAGACCACTTTCCTGACATTCATAACGACCTCATTTATCATACCAGATCAGATAGAGATGTTCAGCTGCCTCACCAGCCATCAGCTTGGGTCCCCATGCCACCATTCTAGTTCTCTCACAGGACTTCAGTGTCTCAGAAGATCACTAGGCAAGTCTTAACTGCCCACTTGTTGCCTGAGCTGccatttgtttcctgagttggCTTAGGAGGTGAATTCTGCCctagattggggggggggggtcgttcTCGTTGAGAAAACCAGGTGCAGGAATGGAGAGATGAGGGAGACCAAGAATCCTGTGATGAAGCTGACACTTGGGCCTGGGCCTGTCTTTGGCGTTCTCATTTCCTTACTGCCTTCGAGAATTGTTCCCAGGAAGAACTgttgaggggaaggggcaggactcAGTGGGCTGACAGGAGGCTTTTCTAGTTAGGGAGCCTCCACACTCCTTTGGCTCTCCAGGCTTGAAGATGTCACTGTTGAAGACTCAAGGCTCTTTCAAGGAGTCTTTTTAGACATTTGGAGACAATCCCAGCTGCCCCTTGTGGCCCTAACCCTGCCCCAATTATAGATCTTTGACAGGGAGAGGACACTGAGGCCTGCTAGTCTAGATCTAACCAGAACCAAGGCTATCGGATGCGGCTACTGCCCTGCCCTCCAGACGGGGACTTAGGGAAGAGAGGATGACATAATAAGATCAAACAAGGCTGGCCCTTGGCTCTCAAGCAGGCCCAAGGGTCCCAGATGGTACACAGACACCTGGCTTCCAGTTCGTGGAGAGTGGCTAAGAGATATGTGTGTGTCCGTATGTGTGTATGTTGTTAGCTGAGTTGGAAAGGGCAAACAGAATTAATTGAACGTAACCAAAACAACACTGTGGCAGAACTCAGGAAACCAGAGGTCAGCTGGGGCCACGCTCTGCTAAGATTTGGCTACACTTGCCCAAGGCCCCCCATAGTAGAGTCTCTTCTCCCGgagctcctcctctctctgcatcccTGCCAGGGCCTGGGCTTGGCTTGGCGTCCGCTTGAATCTCAGGCCTTTGTTCTTCCCCCACACATAAATATGTGTGACTATCAAGAACACACACTCCATTTGACCCTTGAAAATTTGCGAGGCGGGTGGCGGGGTAATGGGGAAAGAAAGGGCTTCTCGGCGAACGGCACTGAGCGACAgcctcctttcttccccctctctggcATAACATGCAGAACTCACTCCTTCCTGTCTCCTGCAGAGCTGTTCCTCCCACACCCAGGCCTCCACTGGGATCTCAGCTTCAGGCTTATGCACTTATCAAAATATTGTTCCCGGCAAAGACAGCTTCCCCTTTCCAGGGGAATTTAAGTGAATACAATTTTCTTCCCCCCTTTCTTAATTCGATACAACTCTGTTCAGTGCTTCATACTATCAGGTGTAGAGGCAAAGCCTtgcttcttctgtcttcttgctcCACATCCCAGATGGGTGTCCCCTCCCTGCATGTCAGGCTGGTCCGGAATGGTTCAGTGCGGGGGCTCCCACGTTGTCTTGGGACCCCATTATTGTGGCGTGGGAATCGGCCATTCTCTAATGAAAGTTCTCTGCTGCTTGCCCAGGCTACTGCTGCCTGGGGGCATGGTGGGGTTGGCTGTGCTGCTTTCTTTGCAAGGGCTCCTTGCATGGAGACACACTCCGCTTTCACTCCTACTAGAGGGTACCTTCTCtctggccacctgtccctggctCACCGAGGATCCTCAGATCCAGCTGCGGTGTGATCCCAGGTCACTCACTTCTTAGTGTTGTCACCCTCAGCAGCTCCCAGGGCCCAGGTCACAGCACCATCTAGTCTCCTAAGTAGGGATAAGCTGCACACTGCCTTCCCCATTCTCCTGTCTGCGGTGGACAGCCTGTCTCATCTACAGGTCCCTGGCGTGTCCCCTTAAAACACGGGGAAGGGCTCTTCATTGTCCCTCCGTGGGTTGGGACACTAGAAAGGCCCTGTCCCTCAAAAACCAGCAGACCCCCTCCACCAAGAGCTGGCTCTGCCTTGTCTTGTAAACCTCTCCCCTGGGCTTCCTGTCTGACAGGTGAGATCACTGAGTGCCTGCACACACCAAACACTGTCTGCTGTGACAGAAGAATCTCAAGGCTGATTCTAAGTGCTCTGCCTTCCTCAGCTCGCGGACTATTCCCGCACCGCCCAAGCTCGGTGGTTCACGTGTTCCGCCAAGGTGCAGGGAGCACAGACTCACACAGACCTCCACCCTGCTGCAGACGGACTGACAAGAGGGCTTGTAActgtttctggggaaggagatgagcaagcagggagtggggaggaaggaaccctgatggagaggaaggagcaggaaaggataaggggagggaagaggaagtacCCTGTGATGTGAGACAGGAGGTAGAGCCCCTAGGATGTGGCACAAGTGTTACGGTGAGCAGTTCCACATCAGGATCCAGGCTGGGCGATGTCCTGGACTGTCTCCCAGAGGCCACGAGGGAAGCTCTTGGGTGGGCTGGGTGGCCTCCTCTCAGCTGCTCTCCAACCCATAATTGAATTGACTTTTTCAGTGACTTGGTAGCTGACAGAAAGGAACACCAGGAAGCCCCAGATGAGTCAGCTGAGCTCGCTTGTAAGAAGTCCAATGAGTCCTTTCCTGGAACTCTAAAAAGCCAGAAGGATCGAGACAATCTCAGTCCTCACTCCATCCCTtagtcagtgattctcaaacttcagGGTGACTAAACATCACATAGAAACTTGTTTCAAAGGCAGGTTCCCAGCTGGTGTTTTTACACAAACATCCTGGGTATTGCTAAGTAGTTCTGGAACTTTGAGAAACACTACTTTCCTCCTTCGGTCCCCaaactgtacatttttaaataaaatagcggtgtgtttatttttaaagatttctgtgTTGTCGCTGAAAACCCACCCCTCCTCGACTCATTTCCCCAGCCAGCTCCGTGACCACTTAGCCCCTGACCTGGAGAAGCCCACTGGGGCGCTTTCCCCAAGAAGTGTCTCTACCCTTTTGGGTGCCAACAAGCTGAGACGGCCACGATTAGTGGCCGGCAGACACCAGTAACTTTTCACTGAATCACAGTCCTGGACAGATAAGTAACTGTTGTGCTGAGAAGTAGCGGGAAAACTCAAAAGATAAGAACAAAAGGTGATTATCAAGGACCAGTCAAGGCCAAGCGTCACTGGGTGGGAGGCAAAGGCGTGTAGGTCTCTGAGGAGTGAGGGCTGGAAGGAAGACAGGGGACACAAGTTCCAGATCTAGATGGTGTGGGCCAAGGCGGCCATCTCTGGAAATTGTCTTCGATGCAGTTACAACACTACCTTTGTGAGTTCAGCCAACCAGCACTGATGCCCGTCCCACCCTCCGTGGCACACAGCTGTCTGCCCCATCTTGAACTTGGTCTTCACCCTCGCCCTCTTCTCCACTGGCCCAGCTGCACCTTTCCTGACATTGGTCAGGAAATGACCTTGTCCTCAGAGAACCCATAATCCGGTGACTCTGTTTATCAGGAACCGTGCTATCCAGGCTTCCCCTCAAGGTCGAGActctggaaggaagaaaaggctaTGGGATGTGAACAGCTGGCCTTTCGATGATGTCAGAGTAGAAGATGACTTCTGAGCAATGGCTTAGCACACAGCAAGGATGGAGAGGAAGGTGAGAGGTGTTCCTGATGCAGGTCTCACACAGGACAGCTCAGGCAACCCCTCCGCTCCTGGCCTCTCAGGTCCCAGGCTGATTCTTTCTTTGGACACCTTGCCCCAGTGGTATCCCCCACAATAAAATGCCCTCACGCTAAATGCACTGCTTTATATAATTTGAAAGGATTTATATAACTTTGCTTTGGAAATAACCCGCTAGGAGTTTTTTTAACATGTCGTTGGCTGTGACTCCTCAACGATCTTCATGCATAGGGATGAAATCTAACAAGTTTTGTAAATGTAACAAGGATATTTTAATACTAAATTTGACAGTGTAATGAAACTGACAGTATTATGTTTTGTCAACAATTGCATATTAatgtttttacagattttttgaAGCCAATGACATTTTAAGGGTTTTGTACGTTTTTATAGGCTCTTGGCACTGGGCTTAAGGTGCCTAGTGGCTACACCTGGTCTGGTGATGGTGAACTTGGGACTTTCTGGACATCCTCTAGCAAGCACTCTGGCAAGCGAGCAGAATGTCTGCCAGATTCTTCTGCTTTGTCGACGGTCCATCTCCTTGAAGGCAAAGAAGCTGTGGATTGTCCAAGCTGGAAAGCCAAGAGGTTTGGACACCAAGGAGAGATatccctctatctctgtctctctatgaTATATATGGTGTTTTCAAGTTatgaggtttttggttttttttttttttaagattttatttatttatttgacagagagaaagatcacaagtagacagagaggcaggcagagagacgggggaagcaggctccctgctgagcagagagcctgatgcagggcttgatcccaggaccctgagatcatgacctaagccgaaagcagaggcttaacccactgagccacccaggtgccccaagttatgAGGTTTTTGAtatgagcttcttttttttttttttttcagagcaaaCTTGATGTATGTGGTCAAATAAGATATCACCTCCACCTCCCAAAAAAACCTCCAAGAAGCCTGAGGCATGGAAAGGAATACTTCTTGGCATATTTCTTCAAGCCAGATTTAGGGATTGGCCATAGATCTGCTTGTGAGGCCCATGGCCTTGGGGCTTCCAAAATGACAAGCCAATACTAATGTGGAGAAGGGGACATGAGGAAAGGGCCTGCTTTAAGCCCTAAGCACGACCTACAAGGAAGTACTGGTAAAGTGGAGAGGACAAAAATCTTTTGAAGACAACCCAGCCAAGAGCCAGGGAGCAGAAAGCCGTGTCGGGTCTTGTCTTCCAAGGACTGGGGAGGCCAACTTGGAAAGTCAGAAAAAGGATGAACATGACTGCATGATTGGAAGAGTTagcttctaaaaaaaataaaaataaaaaaaaaatacaaaagagcaTGGCTAACATATA from Mustela lutreola isolate mMusLut2 chromosome 8, mMusLut2.pri, whole genome shotgun sequence includes these protein-coding regions:
- the FAM186B gene encoding protein FAM186B isoform X2 — protein: MEKDRPPQLMTPASVKAIISRIEAAQLTRAQELSDILDNVNCVINRFQEELGYDLKEKAKSDRTERKGKNRFILLEKIASFSEDAKTKEKHLYEILHWLGDWGDSLTYELRNRKGKEEEKALDEWIEVMEKVLPLSLIATKGGIESLISLCSTLIERQKKGTQISKHTFWRGWWEQSPPRSASYPQPLSPEQMLQDKHTTCMKVSEVMSMLQELLDSTMFNQGEIRAIRYMSAVVENLNKALTLQHKENSNLETKYRNLEIEMTKELSSQRLYFQNSLQVLQSKRDALLKQVEILGGKYHDLLLIKHALEFQLKKAQSARDQAEEPAKILIDLLGPTEKETLSKKERVMEKTQQERLLMSLPPGFMTEAWDSGTRPSTSQALSTMTTHARIADVYSSKDTECLQPILLSPADNKFPKKWEGLAAESPGHQVKDQKDFQKAVQEKEGLQIKYRVRMQLSPESSKKVALESKVEHWEEELSWEKQRQQWLEEEAMWLQRQKKWALLEQEHQEKLQQWEMEAAAREQQQSLGQQEKEHGGPRRDLERSGEDVERMIFTTTRRWKDLEKTSLAPPPSRAQSAHQGRRPRQPRSPSTPQPAPRHQRNLRSAKSTQKPWASQVPMKPKKSASFPVAGTSIQKVSRPPLHISPAAFKGKVYHMDAEAQRKNLQLLSKEAEPGLPHSLRSKALELTTTTMELGTLRLQCLCHRYILYRRFQSLRQEVTDHIQVMRETGTAYKAQNLYVFLDNIDHLQNLWLQAWADKQKDLEEKRRECLSSMATMFPKLQLEWNIHLHTPVITNPKSRKNKPPPSFLRRIHSCGPFSRQSPERFTPKPWECAPLRRARQQENQMEAIWRTDVASFSHPIEKRTPPRLTWDQFGGCPDIPRLLALDVPSYRRSLQSLKTWLLALGLRCLVATPGLVMVNLGLSGHPLASTLASEQNVCQILLLCRRSISLKAKKLWIVQAGKPREQT
- the FAM186B gene encoding protein FAM186B isoform X5; translated protein: MEKDRPPQLMTPASVKAIISRIEAAQLTRAQEDISSQLSDILDNVNCVINRFQEELGYDLKEKAKSDRTERKGKNRFILLEKIASFSEDAKTKEKHLYEILHWLGDWVSKHTFWRGWWEQSPPRSASYPQPLSPEQMLQDKHTTCMKVSEVMSMLQELLDSTMFNQGEIRAIRYMSAVVENLNKALTLQHKENSNLETKYRNLEIEMTKELSSQRLYFQNSLQVLQSKRDALLKQVEILGGKYHDLLLIKHALEFQLKKAQSARDQAEEPAKILIDLLGPTEKETLSKKERVMEKTQQERLLMSLPPGFMTEAWDSGTRPSTSQALSTMTTHARIADVYSSKDTECLQPILLSPADNKFPKKWEGLAAESPGHQVKDQKDFQKAVQEKEGLQIKYRVRMQLSPESSKKVALESKVEHWEEELSWEKQRQQWLEEEAMWLQRQKKWALLEQEHQEKLQQWEMEAAAREQQQSLGQQEKEHGGPRRDLERSGEDVERMIFTTTRRWKDLEKTSLAPPPSRAQSAHQGRRPRQPRSPSTPQPAPRHQRNLRSAKSTQKPWASQVPMKPKKSASFPVAGTSIQKVSRPPLHISPAAFKGKVYHMDAEAQRKNLQLLSKEAEPGLPHSLRSKALELTTTTMELGTLRLQCLCHRYILYRRFQSLRQEVTDHIQVMRETGTAYKAQNLYVFLDNIDHLQNLWLQAWADKQKDLEEKRRECLSSMATMFPKLQLEWNIHLHTPVITNPKSRKNKPPPSFLRRIHSCGPFSRQSPERFTPKPWECAPLRRARQQENQMEAIWRTDVASFSHPIEKRTPPRLTWDQFGGCPDIPRLLALDVPSYRRSLQSLKTWLLALGLRCLVATPGLVMVNLGLSGHPLASTLASEQNVCQILLLCRRSISLKAKKLWIVQAGKPREQT
- the FAM186B gene encoding protein FAM186B isoform X3, with the protein product MEKDRPPQLMTPASVKAIISRIEAAQLTRAQEDISSQLSDILDNVNCVINRFQEELGYDLKEKAKSDRTERKGKNRFILLEKIASFSEDAKTKEKHLYEILHWLGDWGDSLTYELRNRKGKEEEKALDEWIEVMEKVLPLSLIATKGGIESLISLCSTLIERQKKGTQISKHTFWRGWWEQSPPRSASYPQPLSPEQMLQDKHTTCMKVSEVMSMLQELLDSTMFNQGEIRAIRYMSAVVENLNKALTLQHKENSNLETKYRNLEIEMTKELSSQRLYFQNSLQVLQSKRDALLKQVEILGGKYHDLLLIKHALEFQLKKAQSARDQAEEPAKILIDLLGPTEKETLSKKERVMEKTQQERLLMSLPPGFMTEAWDSGTRPSTSQALSTMTTHARIADVYSSKDTECLQPILLSPADNKFPKKWEGLAAESPGHQVKDQKDFQKAVQEKEGLQIKYRVRMQLSPESSKKVALESKVEHWEEELSWEKQRQQWLEEEAMWLQRQKKWALLEQEHQEKLQQWEMEAAAREQQQSLGQQEKEHGGPRRDLERSGEDVERMIFTTTRRWKDLEKTSLAPPPSRAQSAHQGRRPRQPRSPSTPQPAPRHQRNLRSAKSTQKPWASQVPMKPKKSASFPVAGTSIQKVSRPPLHISPAAFKGKVYHMDAEAQRKNLQLLSKEAEPGLPHSLRSKALELTTTTMELGTLRLQCLCHRYILYRRFQSLRQEVTDHIQVMRETGTAYKAQNLYVFLDNIDHLQNLWLQAWADKQKDLEEKRRECLSSMATMFPKLQLEWNIHLHTPVITNPKSRKNKPPPSFLRRIHSCGPFSRQSPERFTPKPWECAPLRRARQQENQMEAIWRTDVASFSHPIEKRTPPRLTWDQFGGCPDIPRLLALDVPSYRRSLQSLKTCDLVADRKEHQEAPDESAELACKKSNESFPGTLKSQKDRDNLSPHSIP
- the FAM186B gene encoding protein FAM186B isoform X1, with product MEKDRPPQLMTPASVKAIISRIEAAQLTRAQEDISSQLSDILDNVNCVINRFQEELGYDLKEKAKSDRTERKGKNRFILLEKIASFSEDAKTKEKHLYEILHWLGDWGDSLTYELRNRKGKEEEKALDEWIEVMEKVLPLSLIATKGGIESLISLCSTLIERQKKGTQISKHTFWRGWWEQSPPRSASYPQPLSPEQMLQDKHTTCMKVSEVMSMLQELLDSTMFNQGEIRAIRYMSAVVENLNKALTLQHKENSNLETKYRNLEIEMTKELSSQRLYFQNSLQVLQSKRDALLKQVEILGGKYHDLLLIKHALEFQLKKAQSARDQAEEPAKILIDLLGPTEKETLSKKERVMEKTQQERLLMSLPPGFMTEAWDSGTRPSTSQALSTMTTHARIADVYSSKDTECLQPILLSPADNKFPKKWEGLAAESPGHQVKDQKDFQKAVQEKEGLQIKYRVRMQLSPESSKKVALESKVEHWEEELSWEKQRQQWLEEEAMWLQRQKKWALLEQEHQEKLQQWEMEAAAREQQQSLGQQEKEHGGPRRDLERSGEDVERMIFTTTRRWKDLEKTSLAPPPSRAQSAHQGRRPRQPRSPSTPQPAPRHQRNLRSAKSTQKPWASQVPMKPKKSASFPVAGTSIQKVSRPPLHISPAAFKGKVYHMDAEAQRKNLQLLSKEAEPGLPHSLRSKALELTTTTMELGTLRLQCLCHRYILYRRFQSLRQEVTDHIQVMRETGTAYKAQNLYVFLDNIDHLQNLWLQAWADKQKDLEEKRRECLSSMATMFPKLQLEWNIHLHTPVITNPKSRKNKPPPSFLRRIHSCGPFSRQSPERFTPKPWECAPLRRARQQENQMEAIWRTDVASFSHPIEKRTPPRLTWDQFGGCPDIPRLLALDVPSYRRSLQSLKTWLLALGLRCLVATPGLVMVNLGLSGHPLASTLASEQNVCQILLLCRRSISLKAKKLWIVQAGKPREQT